The following coding sequences are from one Megamonas funiformis window:
- a CDS encoding DUF3887 domain-containing protein produces the protein MKKVIFTVTLIMMMAFSGLCFAADGNDLNKEQKVAETFMEVFTKDQIPAYDVVSKDFSDTLKTNVNEKAYKDLSKQIKEQYGNVKEVKFYNFQRFDQGDRVTYVAAFDKEQAVAIMLAFDKDKKLTDYVFTPLQVEEASK, from the coding sequence ATGAAAAAAGTTATATTTACAGTAACATTAATTATGATGATGGCTTTTAGTGGATTATGTTTTGCAGCTGATGGTAATGATTTAAATAAAGAACAAAAAGTAGCAGAAACTTTTATGGAAGTATTTACTAAAGATCAAATTCCTGCATATGATGTAGTTAGTAAAGATTTTTCAGATACCTTAAAAACAAATGTAAATGAAAAAGCTTACAAAGATTTATCTAAACAAATCAAAGAACAATATGGTAATGTCAAAGAAGTTAAGTTCTATAATTTTCAAAGATTTGACCAAGGCGATAGAGTAACTTATGTAGCAGCATTTGATAAAGAACAAGCTGTAGCTATTATGCTTGCATTTGATAAAGACAAAAAATTAACAGATTATGTATTTACTCCATTACAAGTAGAAGAAGCTTCTAAATAA
- a CDS encoding YadA-like family protein: protein MASNKKAQILAAVMCASSIFGSYTVVSAADTPTKIESTDKNSSVTANGSTITATAGAQGSQQSTITLGNKSLAINVGKQTTTDGTTYGTFTLNSSNLAVNNSGLSVKNTKGIVVGSISNTGAITGTGLTIKNGTGTTLASLNNNGLNIYDGINTKATATITKAGAITGTGLTVKAVSDPIKPEGNYVESKVTTSGVADTIKQGGFTRATSNVTTNSIKDTIYTDSGTELSSINVFKNTAANGIENGKVSLTAKKIVTDNQTSTTTTSTLTLGGDNASLKVGNYGFTVDSNNNVLFSGKNASLTSTGLTVNGTGTSSIKSTNATTGAMGQSQVSYNGVTDTVTNGTNTTTSTVGATGVTDTVTNASNQTLAQSQVNTAGITLTANKYDEENTKTSSSLSIKGDSATLTSGTAYVKVDNTLGNVTLSGNNATLSGSTFTLKDATNGKTLASLGASGLSINNADGIKVGGISNTGNLIANDGMNVTDKNSSWVNIGTSTMKKDIAATTTTSYAGITNKIDTTLAGNKTYTSGTVVGPTSVTTTVQGNNTTDAISGNKNKTTSTVSATGVTDTVYNVKGNQVASSSVTTNGIVNTTTNLSIDGSTNNTMSTSIYQDKRGISASATKKDENGTVGTSTLTLAGNSASLKVGNYGFAVDSNNNVSIAGNNATLSGSTFTLKDANGKTATLNTSGLTLKDEDGNTTGGISTTGAVTGTSLNITAKNTAGNKTTSTVGATGVTDAVYGTDGARVAYSNVGTGGISNTTSLKTTTGKIDTAINQNTSGVGISSTKYDTNNNVTDKTSVSVNGGTSSITSYGNYIYGEDGKATSYNQASISLNGNTGTATIRGGSNTASSTLTLNEAGVALSGKNVGLNANGLTLYKDVDGVKTQYASLSTGGLSVNGTGSTTIKSTNATTGAIGQSQVSYNGVTDSFTKDDVTNSVTTNANGTTFSSTGNGSTTIKGDTIKTTNLIVNGKDIGGVATDVAGIDRNTENEDGLGYYTQIEGKTKIYNTGRFSTANGNFVVDPYGSITSKAGNYRFNMDRTNGFDLGYAATTSFTLDNTGVSLGFRNNSFILDKNGATFINANGENVSFTSINGGTITTGETVINGSSITTKDLYVDNIHLNGAITDGNGNVVGGGDLSLGADGTLDLKYNANGITNTFVSGATGVHSSFSNGTTTASSSVGYIDDKNTIGIKDQVGNTSVTTTTDGTTFANGSGSTTINGGNITTTGDVTVGGDLSVGDNFKVDGTTGNVTGGTYNGVQISTDKDGNAIIGGTNIGDLATNEEVNKVNDKVDAVDNKVGDTSKLDKEITDNQNYKDNPNLVGAVNAEADIRRNEISRIDGQIEQLDGRVGSLENRMSDVEDRIDKVGAMSAAIANLRTMGFDPEAPTEIAIGVGQYKSETGLALGVFHYPNQDFMLSASISTSGDEVMGGIGATWKLGRKSAAEKAKDEEARRLEKAEEMKKLAQDAKVKAQAERHAKLLAEREAQKTA from the coding sequence ATGGCAAGTAATAAAAAAGCCCAGATTTTAGCAGCAGTAATGTGTGCTTCTTCCATTTTTGGAAGTTATACAGTGGTATCAGCAGCAGATACACCTACTAAAATAGAAAGTACAGATAAAAATTCATCTGTAACAGCTAATGGTAGTACTATCACAGCTACAGCTGGAGCACAAGGTAGTCAACAATCTACAATTACTTTAGGTAATAAAAGTTTAGCTATTAATGTTGGTAAACAAACAACAACAGATGGAACTACTTATGGTACATTTACTTTAAATAGTAGTAATCTTGCTGTGAATAATAGTGGTTTGTCTGTTAAAAATACTAAGGGAATTGTAGTGGGTAGTATTAGTAATACAGGAGCTATTACTGGTACAGGATTAACTATAAAAAATGGTACTGGTACTACATTAGCAAGTTTAAATAATAATGGGTTGAATATTTATGATGGTATTAATACGAAAGCAACAGCTACTATTACTAAGGCAGGGGCTATTACTGGTACAGGATTAACTGTAAAAGCAGTATCTGATCCTATTAAACCAGAGGGCAATTATGTTGAATCAAAAGTAACAACTAGTGGAGTAGCAGATACTATAAAACAGGGTGGTTTTACTAGAGCTACATCTAATGTAACAACTAATTCTATAAAAGATACAATATACACTGACAGTGGAACAGAATTGTCATCTATAAATGTATTTAAAAATACTGCTGCAAATGGTATTGAAAATGGTAAAGTATCATTAACAGCTAAAAAAATAGTTACTGATAATCAAACATCAACTACAACAACATCTACTTTAACTTTAGGTGGAGATAATGCAAGTTTAAAAGTAGGTAACTATGGATTTACTGTTGATAGTAATAACAATGTATTATTTAGCGGTAAAAATGCAAGCTTAACATCTACAGGATTAACTGTAAATGGAACAGGAACTTCTAGTATTAAATCTACAAATGCAACAACAGGTGCTATGGGACAAAGCCAAGTATCTTACAATGGTGTAACAGATACAGTAACAAATGGAACAAATACAACAACATCTACAGTAGGTGCTACTGGTGTAACAGATACAGTAACAAATGCATCTAATCAAACACTAGCACAATCACAAGTAAATACTGCTGGTATAACATTAACAGCTAATAAATATGATGAAGAAAATACTAAAACATCATCTTCATTATCGATAAAAGGTGATAGTGCAACATTAACATCAGGTACTGCTTATGTGAAAGTAGATAATACTTTAGGAAATGTAACATTATCTGGTAATAATGCAACATTATCTGGTAGTACATTTACATTAAAAGATGCAACAAATGGAAAAACTTTAGCAAGCTTAGGTGCTAGTGGATTAAGCATTAATAATGCTGATGGTATTAAAGTTGGTGGTATTAGTAATACTGGAAATCTTATAGCTAATGATGGAATGAATGTTACAGATAAGAATTCTAGTTGGGTAAATATTGGAACATCAACAATGAAAAAGGATATAGCAGCTACTACAACTACATCATATGCTGGAATTACTAATAAAATTGATACAACATTAGCTGGTAATAAAACATATACATCTGGTACAGTAGTAGGACCTACAAGTGTAACAACAACTGTACAAGGTAATAATACAACAGATGCGATTTCTGGTAATAAGAATAAAACAACATCTACAGTAAGTGCTACAGGTGTAACAGATACAGTATACAATGTAAAAGGCAATCAAGTAGCTTCTTCAAGTGTAACAACAAATGGCATTGTTAATACAACAACAAATTTAAGTATAGATGGATCTACTAATAATACAATGAGTACTAGTATATATCAAGATAAAAGAGGTATATCTGCAAGTGCTACTAAAAAAGATGAAAATGGAACAGTTGGTACATCAACTTTAACTTTAGCTGGAAATAGTGCAAGCTTGAAAGTAGGTAACTATGGATTTGCTGTTGATAGTAATAACAATGTATCAATTGCTGGTAACAATGCAACATTATCTGGTAGTACATTTACATTAAAAGATGCTAATGGTAAAACAGCAACATTAAATACTAGTGGATTAACATTAAAAGATGAAGATGGTAATACTACTGGTGGTATTAGTACTACAGGTGCTGTTACTGGTACAAGCTTAAATATTACAGCTAAAAATACAGCTGGAAATAAAACAACATCTACAGTAGGTGCTACTGGTGTAACAGATGCAGTGTATGGTACTGATGGAGCTAGAGTAGCATATTCAAATGTAGGAACAGGTGGCATTTCTAATACAACATCTTTAAAAACTACTACAGGAAAAATAGATACAGCGATTAATCAGAATACATCTGGAGTAGGTATTAGCTCTACAAAATATGATACTAATAATAATGTTACAGACAAAACATCTGTTAGTGTAAATGGTGGTACATCATCTATTACTTCTTATGGAAACTATATTTATGGTGAAGATGGAAAAGCAACATCTTATAATCAAGCCTCTATAAGCTTAAATGGTAATACTGGTACAGCTACAATAAGAGGTGGTAGTAACACAGCTTCTTCAACATTGACTCTTAATGAAGCAGGTGTAGCTTTATCTGGTAAAAATGTAGGCTTAAATGCAAATGGATTAACATTGTACAAAGATGTTGATGGTGTAAAAACTCAATATGCAAGCTTATCTACTGGTGGTTTAAGTGTAAATGGTACAGGTAGTACTACTATTAAATCTACAAATGCAACAACAGGTGCTATAGGACAAAGCCAAGTATCTTATAATGGTGTAACAGATAGCTTTACAAAAGATGATGTAACAAATTCTGTAACAACAAATGCTAATGGAACAACTTTTTCAAGTACAGGAAATGGTTCTACAACAATAAAAGGTGACACAATAAAAACTACTAATCTTATAGTTAATGGTAAAGATATAGGAGGAGTAGCTACTGATGTAGCAGGTATTGATCGTAATACTGAAAACGAAGATGGATTAGGTTATTATACTCAAATTGAAGGAAAAACAAAAATATATAACACAGGTCGTTTTTCTACAGCTAATGGTAATTTTGTAGTAGATCCATATGGAAGCATAACATCAAAAGCTGGTAATTACCGTTTTAATATGGATAGAACAAATGGTTTTGATTTGGGCTATGCAGCAACAACTAGTTTCACTTTAGATAACACAGGTGTAAGTCTTGGTTTTAGAAATAACAGTTTTATATTAGATAAAAATGGTGCAACATTTATAAATGCTAATGGAGAAAATGTATCTTTTACATCTATTAATGGTGGAACTATTACAACAGGTGAAACTGTAATAAATGGTTCTTCAATCACTACAAAAGATTTATATGTAGATAATATTCATTTGAATGGTGCTATTACAGATGGTAATGGTAATGTTGTAGGTGGAGGAGATTTATCACTTGGTGCAGATGGTACATTAGATCTTAAATATAATGCTAATGGTATTACTAATACTTTTGTTAGTGGTGCAACAGGGGTTCATTCTTCCTTTAGCAATGGTACAACAACAGCTAGCAGTAGTGTAGGATATATTGATGATAAAAATACAATAGGAATTAAAGATCAAGTAGGAAATACTAGTGTTACTACAACTACTGATGGTACAACATTTGCAAATGGTAGTGGTTCTACAACAATTAATGGCGGTAATATTACAACAACTGGTGATGTAACAGTTGGTGGAGATTTATCTGTTGGAGATAACTTTAAAGTTGATGGAACAACTGGTAATGTAACTGGTGGAACATATAATGGAGTACAAATTTCTACAGATAAAGATGGTAATGCTATAATTGGTGGCACAAATATCGGCGACTTAGCAACAAATGAAGAAGTAAATAAAGTAAATGATAAAGTAGATGCAGTTGATAATAAAGTTGGAGATACATCAAAACTTGATAAAGAAATTACAGACAATCAGAATTATAAAGATAATCCAAATCTTGTTGGTGCAGTAAATGCCGAAGCTGATATTCGTCGTAATGAAATTTCTAGAATTGATGGTCAGATTGAACAATTAGATGGTAGAGTAGGTAGTTTGGAAAATCGTATGAGTGATGTAGAAGATCGCATTGATAAAGTAGGTGCTATGTCTGCAGCTATCGCAAACCTTCGTACTATGGGATTTGACCCAGAAGCTCCAACAGAAATCGCTATTGGTGTAGGTCAGTATAAGAGCGAAACAGGTCTTGCTCTTGGTGTATTCCATTATCCAAATCAAGACTTCATGCTCAGTGCAAGCATTTCCACTTCTGGTGATGAAGTAATGGGCGGTATCGGTGCTACATGGAAACTCGGTCGTAAATCTGCTGCTGAAAAAGCAAAAGATGAAGAAGCAAGACGTCTTGAAAAAGCTGAAGAAATGAAAAAATTAGCTCAAGATGCAAAAGTAAAAGCTCAGGCTGAAAGACATGCTAAATTATTAGCAGAAAGAGAAGCTCAAAAAACAGCTTAA
- a CDS encoding helix-turn-helix domain-containing protein — MESFKPILEKIKKIKQEKGYTNEVLAQKSGIPLSTLNKILSSVIKDPKIGTLIAITDALDVDINSLIYDNLNIKDKPNPKATDNLEKLANEYNLNIDDISFITKYINLPAKDRQHFLSLLRLLTSKNIDNSPVLTKPDHKLTIEEKRKIVEYELDLEEKNQTLLASISSNGS, encoded by the coding sequence ATGGAATCCTTTAAACCTATATTGGAAAAAATAAAAAAAATAAAACAAGAAAAAGGTTATACTAATGAAGTTTTAGCTCAAAAATCAGGTATTCCCCTCAGTACTTTGAATAAGATTTTATCTTCTGTTATCAAAGATCCCAAAATTGGTACTCTTATAGCTATCACAGATGCTTTAGATGTTGATATAAATTCATTGATTTATGATAATCTAAATATAAAAGATAAACCCAATCCAAAAGCAACTGATAACTTAGAAAAACTAGCTAATGAATATAATCTAAATATAGATGATATATCTTTTATTACAAAATATATCAATTTACCAGCTAAAGATCGTCAACATTTTCTTTCTTTATTAAGATTATTGACTTCAAAAAATATTGACAATTCTCCCGTTTTAACAAAACCAGATCACAAATTAACTATAGAAGAAAAACGTAAAATTGTTGAATATGAATTAGATCTAGAAGAAAAAAACCAAACATTATTAGCTTCCATTTCTTCAAATGGTTCATAA